One genomic segment of Gorilla gorilla gorilla isolate KB3781 chromosome 23, NHGRI_mGorGor1-v2.1_pri, whole genome shotgun sequence includes these proteins:
- the ZNF74 gene encoding zinc finger protein 74 isoform X2 — protein sequence MLENYQNLLALGPPLHKPDVISHLERGEEPWSMQREVPRGPCPEWELKAVPSQQQGICKEEPAQEPIMERPLGGAQAWGRQAGALQRSQAAPWAPAPAMVWDVPVEEFPLRCPLFAQQRVPEGGPLLDTRKNVQATEGRTKAPARLCAGENASTPSEPEKFPQVRRQRGAGAGEGEFVCGECGKAFRQSSSLTLHRRWHSREKAYKCDECGKAFTWSTNLLEHRRIHTGEKPFFCGECGKAFSCHSSLNVHQRIHTGERPYKCSACEKAFSCSSLLSMHLRVHTGEKPYRCGECGKAFNQRTHLTRHHRIHTGEKPYQCGSCGKAFTCHSSLTVHEKIHSGDKPFKCSDCEKAFNSRSRLTLHQRTHTGEKPFKCADCGKGFSCHAYLLVHRRIHSGEKPFKCNECGKAFSSHAYLIVHRRIHTGEKPFDCSQCWKAFSCHSSLIVHQRIHTGEKPYKCSECGRAFSQNHCLIKHQKIHSGEKSFKCEKCGEMFNWSSHLTEHQRLHSEGKPLAIQFNKHLLSTYYVPGSLLGAGDAGLRDVDPIDALDVAKLLCVVPPRAGRNFSLGSKPRN from the coding sequence AATGGGAGCTGAAGGCGGTGCCCTCTCAACAGCAGGGCATTTGCAAAGAAGAACCGGCCCAGGAGCCCATCATGGAGCGGCCCCTCGGCGGGGCGCAGGCGTGGGGGCGCCAGGCAGGTGCTCTGCAGAGGAGTCAGGCTGCGCCCTGGGCGCCTGCACCTGCCATGGTCTGGGACGTCCCTGTAGAGGAATTCCCCCTCAGGTGTCCCCTCTTCGCCCAGCAACGCGTTCCCGAGGGGGGACCCTTGCTGGACACACGCAAGAACGTCCAGGCCACTGAGGGCAGAACCAAGGCCCCCGCGAGACTGTGTGCAGGGGAAAACGCCTCCACGCCAAGTGAGCCAGAAAAGTTCCCCCAGGTGCGCCGGCAGCGCGGGGCGGGCGCCGGGGAGGGCGAGTTCGTGTGCGGCGAGTGCGGGAAGGCGTTCCGCCAGAGCTCCTCCCTCACGCTGCACCGGCGCTGGCACAGCCGGGAGAAGGCTTACAAGTGCGATGAATGCGGCAAGGCCTTCACCTGGAGCACCAACCTTCTGGAGCACCGGCGCATCCACACCGGCGAGAAGCCCTTCTTCTGCGGCGAGTGCGGGAAGGCCTTCAGCTGCCACTCGTCCCTCAACGTGCACCAGCGCATCCACACGGGCGAGCGGCCCTACAAGTGCAGCGCCTGCGAGAAGGCCTTCAGCTGCAGCTCGCTGCTCAGCATGCACCTGCGGGTGCACACCGGCGAGAAGCCCTACCGGTGCGGCGAGTGCGGCAAGGCCTTCAACCAGCGTACACACCTCACACGCCACCACCGCATCCACACGGGCGAGAAGCCCTACCAGTGCGGCTCCTGCGGCAAGGCCTTCACCTGCCACTCATCCCTCACCGTGCATGAGAAGATTCACAGCGGGGACAAGCCGTTCAAGTGCAGCGACTGCGAGAAGGCCTTCAACAGCCGCTCGCGCCTCACCCTCCACCAGAGGACGCACACGGGCGAAAAGCCCTTCAAGTGCGCCGACTGCGGGAAGGGCTTCAGCTGCCACGCGTACCTGCTCGTGCACCGGCGCATCCACAGCGGCGAGAAGCCCTTCAAGTGCAACGAGTGCGGCAAAGCCTTCAGCTCCCACGCCTACCTCATCGTGCACCGGCGCATCCACACAGGCGAGAAGCCCTTCGACTGCAGCCAGTGTTGGAAGGCCTTCAGCTGCCACTCGTCCCTCATCGTGCACCAGCGCATCCACACCGGTGAGAAGCCCTACAAGTGCAGCGAGTGCGGCAGAGCCTTCAGCCAGAACCACTGTCTCATTAAACATCAGAAAATCCACTCCGGGGAGAAGTCGTTTAAGTGTGAGAAATGTGGGGAGATGTTCAACTGGAGCTCGCACCTCACTGAGCACCAGAGGCTGCACAGCGAGGGGAAGCCCTTGGCCATCCAGTTCAACAAACACCTGCTCAGCACATACTACGTGCCTGGCAGCCTGCTGGGCGCAGGGGATGCTGGACTGAGGGACGTGGATCCCATCGACGCGCTGGATGTGGCAAAGCTCTTGTGCGTGGTTCCCCCCCGAGCTGGCAGGAATTTCTCCCTGGGGAGCAAACCTCGAAACTAA